In Erigeron canadensis isolate Cc75 chromosome 1, C_canadensis_v1, whole genome shotgun sequence, a single window of DNA contains:
- the LOC122581889 gene encoding 24-methylenesterol C-methyltransferase 3-like, producing the protein METITIICTTAFLAGGLYWFICMLGSAEQKGKRAIDLSGGSIHREQVHESYNQYWSFFRHPKNIEKTENVPAFVDTFYNLVTDIYEWGWGQSFHFSPAIPGKSNLESTKIHEQMAVDLIEVKPGQKIIDVGCGVGGPMRAIAAHSKCKVVGITINDYQVKRTKAHNKKAGLDHLCEVVCGNFLEMPFEDNTFDGAYSIEATCHAPQLEAVYKEIYRVLKPGSMYVSYEWVTTELYNNDDSEHVDIIQGIERGDALPGLRTYKDIAKTAAKVGFEVIREKDLAKPPAKPWWTRMKMGKIVYWRNHVVVVVLQTLGVAPKGTIDVHNMLVKTADYLVRGGESGIFTPMYMILCRKPDQED; encoded by the coding sequence ATGGAGACAATCACCATCATCTGCACAACCGCCTTTCTCGCCGGCGGACTCTACTGGTTCATTTGCATGCTGGGATCCGCCGAACAAAAAGGCAAACGCGCCATCGATCTCTCCGGCGGCTCCATACACCGCGAACAAGTCCATGAAAGCTACAACCAATATTGGTCTTTCTTCCGCCATCCTAAAAACATCGAAAAAACAGAAAATGTCCCCGCCTTTGTCGACACTTTTTATAACCTCGTCACGGATATATACGAATGGGGGTGGGGCCAGTCTTTCCATTTCTCGCCCGCAATTCCAGGAAAGTCAAACTTAGAGTCAACAAAGATACATGAACAAATGGCTGTTGATTTGATTGAAGTCAAACCTGGTCAAAAGATCATCGATGTTGGGTGTGGCGTTGGTGGGCCGATGCGGGCGATTGCGGCCCATTCTAAATGTAAAGTTGTTGGAATCACTATAAATGATTATCAAGTCAAACGGACCAAGGCCCATAATAAGAAAGCCGGGTTGGACCATCTATGTGAAGTAGTATGTGGAAACTTTTTAGAAATGCCATTTGAAGACAATACATTTGATGGTGCGTATTCGATAGAAGCCACGTGTCACGCGCCGCAACTCGAAGCCGTGtataaagaaatatatagaGTTTTAAAACCGGGATCGATGTATGTATCGTATGAATGGGTGACAACTgaattatataataatgatgattCTGAACATGTGGATATAATACAAGGGATTGAAAGAGGTGATGCATTGCCAGGCTTAAGGACATACAAGGATATTGCCAAAACCGCGGCAAAAGTCGGGTTCGAGGTGATTCGAGAAAAGGATTTGGCTAAGCCGCCTGCTAAGCCATGGTGGACTAGGATGAAAATGGGGAAGATTGTATATTGGAGGAACCATGTGGTGGTTGTGGTGCTTCAGACATTAGGTGTTGCACCTAAAGGGACAATTGATGTTCATAATATGTTGGTTAAGACTGCGGATTATCTTGTTAGAGGAGGGGAAAGTGGGATTTTTACACCTATGTATATGATTTTGTGCAGAAAACCAGATCAAGAGGATTGA